The proteins below are encoded in one region of Acidobacteriota bacterium:
- the xth gene encoding exodeoxyribonuclease III produces the protein MRIATWNVNGIRARAEELCDWLATDQPDVVCLQEIKASPEQVPVLLLGLDDYWCHWHGAGGYSGVALLVRKTLSPVRPDVWHPDFDIETRVSVTIVTGVTLASVYVPNGGKDFEAKMRFLEALRVWAAATAAGGGRVVICGDLNVARAEIDVHPKERKPHGIGQRPDERAAFARLLDAGLVDVGRTLDPDNQGLFTWWAPWRNLRQRNIGWRIDYVLASAPMAARAAACVVQPAVGRSDHAPVVAEFR, from the coding sequence ATGCGTATCGCGACCTGGAACGTCAACGGCATTCGGGCACGCGCCGAGGAGCTCTGCGACTGGCTCGCCACCGACCAGCCAGACGTCGTCTGCCTCCAGGAGATCAAGGCGAGCCCGGAGCAGGTGCCCGTGTTGCTGCTCGGCCTCGACGACTACTGGTGCCATTGGCACGGCGCCGGCGGCTACTCGGGGGTCGCGCTGCTCGTCCGCAAGACGCTGAGCCCCGTGCGCCCCGACGTGTGGCACCCGGACTTCGACATCGAGACGCGGGTGTCGGTGACCATCGTGACGGGCGTGACGCTGGCGTCGGTGTACGTGCCAAACGGCGGCAAGGACTTCGAGGCGAAGATGCGCTTCCTCGAGGCACTGCGTGTCTGGGCCGCCGCGACGGCGGCCGGCGGCGGCCGGGTCGTGATCTGCGGCGACCTCAACGTCGCGCGCGCGGAGATCGACGTTCATCCGAAGGAGCGCAAGCCACACGGCATCGGTCAGCGTCCCGACGAGCGCGCGGCGTTCGCCCGCCTGCTCGACGCGGGGCTCGTGGACGTCGGCCGCACCCTCGATCCCGACAACCAGGGCCTCTTCACCTGGTGGGCCCCGTGGCGCAATCTCCGGCAGCGCAATATCGGCTGGCGCATCGACTACGTCCTCGCGAGCGCACCGATGGCCGCACGGGCCGCTGCGTGCGTCGTACAGCCGGCCGTCGGGCGCAGCGACCACGCGCCAGTCGTCGCCGAATTTCGGTAG
- a CDS encoding nucleotide exchange factor GrpE: MHDEPPLKVVDRRWWARQQAGEPAASPETSADWQPGKPTYVEDLERQLAEKDRLVQEYLSKYREASREFEESRVRLRKDIAREIERGRRTMLVELLEVVDNLDRALEAARDQTSVDALVQGVEIVRRQFLAKLEGFGVTRIEALDTPFDPTRHEAVTIVPADDPSRDGRVCGVMTPGYLIGDEVLRPAMVAVARVE; the protein is encoded by the coding sequence GTGCACGACGAGCCGCCGCTCAAGGTCGTGGACCGCCGCTGGTGGGCCCGCCAGCAGGCCGGCGAGCCGGCGGCTTCCCCCGAGACCTCGGCCGACTGGCAGCCAGGTAAGCCGACCTACGTGGAGGACCTCGAGCGACAGCTGGCCGAGAAGGACCGGCTCGTCCAGGAGTACCTCTCGAAGTACCGCGAGGCGTCACGGGAGTTCGAGGAATCGCGCGTGCGGCTGCGCAAGGACATCGCCCGCGAGATCGAGCGCGGGCGCCGGACGATGCTCGTGGAGCTGCTCGAGGTGGTCGACAACCTCGATCGTGCGCTCGAAGCGGCCCGCGACCAGACGAGCGTCGATGCGCTCGTCCAGGGCGTCGAGATCGTGCGGCGGCAGTTCCTCGCGAAGCTCGAAGGCTTCGGCGTGACGCGAATCGAGGCGCTCGACACCCCGTTCGATCCGACCCGCCACGAGGCCGTGACGATTGTCCCGGCCGACGACCCATCGCGCGATGGCCGGGTGTGCGGCGTCATGACGCCTGGCTACCTGATTGGCGACGAGGTGCTGCGGCCGGCGATGGTGGCGGTCGCGCGTGTCGAGTGA